The genomic DNA CCACCTTAGGGCCCTTAAAATTCCCCAGTTACCTTTTAGTATTTTTCATAGATTGTAAACTTTTGATTCTATAGCTTTCACCATTGATTCTAAAAATATGAGCATGATGTACGAGTCTATCTATGATAGCAGAAGCTAAAACAACATCACCAAATATATTACCCCACTCTTCGAAAGGCCTATTAGTAGTGATAATTATAGAATTATTTTCATATCTATGTCTGATTATTTCAAAAAATTCATCAACATGGTTTAAAGGTATTTTCTTAAAACCAACCTCATCAATTATCAGTAAATCCACACTTAAAAACTGTTTTAATACACTAAAATAACTACCATCTCCTTTCGATGATACTAATTTTGATACCATGTCATTGGCGTGAATAAATAAAACCTTGTATCCTTTCTTTAAAGCCTCTAATCCTATGGCATTTGCAAGATGTGTTTTGCCAACTCCTGGATTACCCATGAATATTATATTCTTCTTTTCTTCTATAAATCTGCAACTACTTATATCAAGTATTTCTTGCTTATTCAGTTCAGGCTGATAAGTAAAATCATACATAGGTAATGTTTTGGATGAATCCAACTTAGATTTTGAAAATCTTCTCTTAAAAGAATTATTCTGTCTGTTCACTGACTCATCATCAAGTAACAATTCAAGAAAATCCAGGTAACTCAAACTGTTTTCTATTGCATATTGATTTCGGCTTTCTAATGTCTTTGCCATTCCGGATAACTTAAAATTTGTTAGTTTTTTTAAAATATCTTGCATTTATACCCTCCCCCTCATCAATTAACTAATAAATCATATTTACTTAAATCATTCGAAAAACCACCACAGTTAACCGATTCTTTAGATGACGCATCTTTTTGAGTATATAAACCAGTTTCACATATCCTCTTTACTGACAAATAACTAATGGAATTAAACTCATTTGCTCTCTTACATGCCAATTCCACTGTATCTTTATCATAACTCTTCATCAAATTAAAAATTCCTTGCATCATACGGTGATAATGATGGGGCTTTTCTTCCTTTAACCTGTTATAAAATTCAAAGGTGTTTGTACCTATCTCAAGCGATTTTGCTTCATAATCTACAGATTTTAATTTCGGATTATGAGATTCTTTTGTTATGAATTCTCCTACTGATTTAGATATATTGTGAATTGCTATCTCTTCATATTTATCATTGTAAATTTTTAATATATTACCATTGCTGCGAATACTTACTTTGTTGCCTATGTAATTGTAGGGTACTGAGTAGTAATTATATCTGTAAGTAATGTGACCATAGCGGTTTACTATTCTTTCCGATATGTCATAAACCTCGTATCTCTGAGATGGTAAAGGCTGCAATTTACTTTTCTCCTTATCTACAAATTGTTCAAAAGGAATTTTTCTTGTCGTGCCATGTATTTTCTTGTTACATACATTGTCTTGCCACTTTCGTAGAAGACCTTTGACTTTATAATAATCTTTTTCTTGAATTGATTTGAAAAAATTATTCTTCACATATTTAATTCCGCTTTCCACTTTCCCTTTCTCCTGGGGATATCTCACCTTACAAGCAAATGGACTGCTACCGTAATATTCAAGCATTGCAGCATACTCTTTCTGTATTACAGGTTCATAAAAATTTGCTTTCAATACTCCAGATTTTAAATTGTCTATCTTGATTACTCTAGGAATTCCTCCAAAATATTCAAATGCATTAATGTGGCATCTTAAAAATGTTTCTACGTCCTGACTCCTAACTATTTCATAATATTTATATCTGCTATGAGATAGCACCATGCAAAATATCCAGCTCTTTACTTTTTTACCTTTTTCGCTATCATAAAGATAACCTATGTAACCGAAGTCCACTTGGGCTTCTTCGCCTGGTGGGGAAATTAATGGGACATAAATTCCATCCGGGCCTTTTAATTTCCTAACATACTTTTTCACACAACTGTAGCTTACGGATAAACCATGATCACTTATTAGTTTCTGATGGATTAATACTGCTGTTAAACCTTCTGAGAGGTATTCGATTATTTCTTCTTTGTAAGCCTCTAAAACACTTACT from Deferribacter autotrophicus includes the following:
- the istA gene encoding IS21 family transposase, whose translation is MLGVEMYYTVKTLLSQGKNISQIARELGIDRKTVRKIRDKVKDGKVETPKFSRVSVLEAYKEEIIEYLSEGLTAVLIHQKLISDHGLSVSYSCVKKYVRKLKGPDGIYVPLISPPGEEAQVDFGYIGYLYDSEKGKKVKSWIFCMVLSHSRYKYYEIVRSQDVETFLRCHINAFEYFGGIPRVIKIDNLKSGVLKANFYEPVIQKEYAAMLEYYGSSPFACKVRYPQEKGKVESGIKYVKNNFFKSIQEKDYYKVKGLLRKWQDNVCNKKIHGTTRKIPFEQFVDKEKSKLQPLPSQRYEVYDISERIVNRYGHITYRYNYYSVPYNYIGNKVSIRSNGNILKIYNDKYEEIAIHNISKSVGEFITKESHNPKLKSVDYEAKSLEIGTNTFEFYNRLKEEKPHHYHRMMQGIFNLMKSYDKDTVELACKRANEFNSISYLSVKRICETGLYTQKDASSKESVNCGGFSNDLSKYDLLVN
- the istB gene encoding IS21-like element helper ATPase IstB → MQDILKKLTNFKLSGMAKTLESRNQYAIENSLSYLDFLELLLDDESVNRQNNSFKRRFSKSKLDSSKTLPMYDFTYQPELNKQEILDISSCRFIEEKKNIIFMGNPGVGKTHLANAIGLEALKKGYKVLFIHANDMVSKLVSSKGDGSYFSVLKQFLSVDLLIIDEVGFKKIPLNHVDEFFEIIRHRYENNSIIITTNRPFEEWGNIFGDVVLASAIIDRLVHHAHIFRINGESYRIKSLQSMKNTKR